In Thermodesulforhabdus norvegica, a single window of DNA contains:
- a CDS encoding class I SAM-dependent methyltransferase, with product MSPDPMHMTLREIQEKLSEKYELEVTPVNFGNKEIKLLQIKNLEEYVIKRVETDDIPTFDNPTEEVLYHLKHLPWWAKLWEPSFVLAYFLGNQPVVPGRRMLEIGAGLGFVGVYAALCGHDVTISDVEPDALLFARANALLNGLDNLEVISIDWSLPFDGMPYDVIFGSEVVYDRNTYDMLVNFLDSALKPDGTVFLAKNRDLKTPLFFMKLVERFRFKERVVRLKGSEEVIEVALYAIQKKPDSGTASR from the coding sequence ATGTCTCCGGATCCAATGCACATGACGCTTCGGGAGATACAGGAGAAGCTTTCGGAAAAGTATGAACTGGAGGTCACCCCCGTAAATTTCGGCAATAAGGAGATAAAACTGCTTCAGATAAAAAACCTGGAAGAGTATGTGATAAAACGCGTTGAAACCGATGATATCCCGACCTTCGATAATCCAACCGAAGAGGTTCTATATCATTTAAAACACCTGCCGTGGTGGGCCAAGCTCTGGGAACCCAGCTTTGTGCTGGCCTATTTTTTGGGCAATCAGCCCGTTGTCCCCGGCCGAAGGATGCTTGAAATCGGTGCAGGGCTGGGATTTGTGGGAGTTTATGCCGCTCTGTGCGGCCACGACGTTACCATAAGCGACGTGGAGCCCGATGCCCTGCTTTTCGCTCGCGCCAATGCTTTGTTGAACGGGCTGGATAATCTTGAGGTGATTTCGATAGACTGGAGCCTTCCTTTTGATGGTATGCCCTACGATGTGATATTCGGCTCCGAAGTCGTTTACGATCGGAATACCTATGACATGCTCGTTAATTTTCTGGATAGTGCACTGAAGCCGGACGGTACCGTGTTCCTGGCCAAAAACAGGGACCTGAAAACCCCTCTTTTCTTTATGAAGCTCGTGGAGCGGTTCAGGTTTAAAGAAAGGGTTGTACGGCTGAAAGGGTCTGAAGAGGTGATAGAAGTCGCACTTTATGCAATCCAGAAAAAACCGGATTCCGGGACGGCTTCCCGTTGA
- a CDS encoding ACT domain-containing protein, with the protein MSGEKDLIKLLKSMNPEPKSEEYVFISLKGAVYGDAPELKPTAMFMEDEGMTLVIPRSIADELGIAYESVFRCITLRVHSSLDAVGFSATIAGALAKRGISANIMAGYFHDHIFVPSERAEEALSILKELSETLKAQETRATNYP; encoded by the coding sequence ATGTCGGGAGAAAAAGATCTTATAAAATTACTGAAATCCATGAATCCCGAGCCAAAATCCGAGGAATACGTTTTTATCTCTTTAAAGGGGGCTGTTTACGGGGATGCCCCGGAGCTTAAACCTACGGCAATGTTTATGGAAGATGAAGGCATGACCCTCGTAATACCTCGATCGATAGCCGACGAACTGGGAATAGCCTACGAATCCGTCTTCAGGTGCATCACTCTCAGGGTCCACTCAAGCCTTGATGCCGTGGGTTTTTCTGCTACCATTGCAGGCGCCCTTGCCAAAAGAGGAATTAGCGCAAACATCATGGCAGGTTATTTTCACGATCATATTTTCGTTCCTTCGGAACGCGCAGAAGAAGCCCTGTCGATTCTGAAAGAACTCTCCGAAACCCTGAAAGCTCAGGAAACCAGGGCCACGAATTATCCATGA
- the hisC gene encoding histidinol-phosphate transaminase, translating into MKVPEHIKKIVPYPPGKPIEELRRELGIPEPVKLASNENPLGPSPRALEALKSALDQVNRYPDGSGYYLRKKISSKLGVPFEGIVLGNGSNEIIEMILKGFTEDGDNILVPQPSFLIYSIVAQIMAVDARPVPLKDFRIDLDAMAEMVDERTRIVVINNPNNPTGTVISRGELERFLEKVPSDLIVVLDEAYIEFVEDGVCPRSTDYIDMEGPWIVGIRTFSKAYGLAGLRIGYSLSAPQVADILNRVRQPFNVNHLAQIAALAALDDEDFLAKTVGLVLEERRGLYSGVEKLGLSYVPSETNFFLIRLPVKARVVYERLLRKGVIARAMDSYGLDYYLRVSVGLPEENRIFLEKLSEVLSELG; encoded by the coding sequence ATGAAGGTTCCGGAACACATCAAGAAGATAGTGCCTTATCCACCGGGAAAACCCATTGAGGAGTTAAGGCGTGAGCTGGGTATCCCCGAACCCGTTAAGCTGGCAAGCAATGAAAACCCTCTTGGACCGTCGCCCAGAGCCCTGGAAGCTCTGAAGAGTGCTCTGGACCAGGTTAACCGCTATCCCGACGGAAGTGGATACTACCTCCGAAAAAAGATAAGCTCCAAGCTGGGTGTGCCCTTTGAAGGCATCGTTCTGGGCAACGGCTCCAACGAAATCATAGAAATGATTTTAAAGGGCTTTACCGAGGATGGCGATAACATCCTAGTGCCACAACCCTCCTTCCTTATTTACAGCATTGTTGCCCAGATTATGGCCGTTGATGCCAGACCGGTTCCCCTTAAAGATTTTCGCATTGATCTCGATGCGATGGCCGAGATGGTGGACGAAAGAACCAGAATTGTGGTTATAAATAACCCCAACAATCCCACAGGTACCGTCATCAGCAGGGGCGAACTGGAGAGGTTTCTGGAAAAAGTTCCTTCTGACTTGATCGTGGTTCTTGACGAAGCCTACATTGAATTCGTGGAAGATGGGGTATGTCCCAGAAGCACCGACTATATAGATATGGAAGGTCCGTGGATTGTAGGAATCCGGACCTTCAGTAAGGCCTACGGACTTGCGGGGTTGAGGATAGGCTACAGTTTGTCGGCCCCGCAAGTTGCCGATATACTTAACAGAGTCAGACAGCCTTTCAACGTAAATCACCTGGCTCAAATTGCGGCGCTGGCGGCTCTGGATGATGAAGATTTTCTTGCAAAGACCGTCGGGCTCGTTCTTGAGGAGCGACGGGGGCTGTACTCCGGCGTGGAGAAGCTTGGGTTGAGTTATGTTCCCAGTGAGACAAACTTCTTTCTGATAAGGCTTCCTGTTAAGGCAAGGGTTGTGTATGAGCGGTTATTGAGGAAGGGAGTGATTGCAAGGGCCATGGATTCCTACGGTCTGGACTATTACTTGAGAGTAAGTGTTGGTCTTCCGGAGGAAAACAGGATTTTTCTCGAGAAGTTGTCTGAAGTGCTTTCGGAGCTTGGTTAG
- a CDS encoding 30S ribosomal protein S1, translated as MRQQAGREEEHQYAHASLDEDLTEMDPRLLEELYEKSFQTFQEGEVVKGKVVHVTDDYVVVDIGYKSEGIISIDEFRDNNGNVSVKVGDEIEVLLEYHDDEEGVVYLSKEKATKIKVWDEITRIYEEDGVIKGKIVAKVKGGLSVDIGIIAFLPGSQVDLRPVRDLDALIGKEMEFKILKCNKRRRNVVLSRRAILEKEREAKRAQLLKEIEEGKVFEGVVKNITDYGVFVDLGGVDGLLHITDMSWGRVGHPSEMFQIGDPIKVMILHFDRENERVSLGLKQLFPDPWAKAAEKYPEGSKVKGKVVSITDYGAFVELEKGVEGLIHISEMSWTEKIRHPSKILSVGDEVEAVVLSIDPERRRISLGLKQLMPNPWDIVAEKYPVGTIIEGKVKNITDFGIFIGIDEGIDGLVHISDISWTKRIRHPSEVFQKGQVVRAKVLHIDKEEKRFSLGIKQLEPDPWESIDEKYPVGSVVSGVVSNVTDFGVFVELEEGIEGLVHVSEIDESEKVDPLKTFQIGQRIEAKVINVSSQERKIGLSIKRLAEEREKETLEQFKSGAEDGSVKLGEVIKKSEES; from the coding sequence ATGAGACAACAGGCAGGTCGTGAAGAGGAGCATCAATATGCACATGCGTCCCTGGATGAGGATCTAACAGAAATGGATCCTCGATTGCTTGAGGAATTATACGAAAAGAGTTTTCAAACCTTTCAGGAAGGTGAAGTAGTTAAGGGGAAGGTTGTGCATGTTACCGATGATTATGTCGTTGTTGATATAGGTTATAAGTCCGAAGGGATTATTTCGATAGATGAGTTTCGTGACAATAACGGCAATGTTAGTGTGAAGGTCGGCGATGAGATAGAGGTTTTACTCGAGTACCATGATGATGAAGAGGGTGTTGTTTATCTGTCCAAGGAGAAAGCCACCAAGATAAAGGTCTGGGACGAAATCACCAGAATTTACGAAGAAGACGGCGTTATAAAAGGGAAAATTGTTGCCAAGGTCAAGGGAGGTCTTTCCGTAGATATAGGTATCATCGCCTTCTTGCCGGGTTCTCAGGTTGATCTGCGCCCCGTAAGAGATCTGGATGCCCTCATAGGCAAGGAGATGGAGTTCAAGATACTGAAGTGCAACAAGCGCAGAAGGAACGTTGTGCTTTCGAGGCGGGCTATTCTGGAGAAGGAACGTGAAGCAAAACGGGCTCAGCTTCTGAAAGAAATCGAAGAAGGTAAAGTCTTCGAGGGTGTCGTTAAAAATATCACCGATTACGGTGTCTTCGTGGATCTGGGCGGTGTGGACGGTTTGCTCCACATAACCGATATGAGCTGGGGAAGAGTGGGGCATCCTTCTGAAATGTTTCAGATAGGCGATCCAATAAAAGTTATGATTCTCCATTTTGACCGGGAGAACGAAAGGGTTTCTCTGGGGTTGAAACAGCTTTTCCCCGATCCGTGGGCTAAGGCAGCAGAAAAATATCCCGAAGGCTCAAAGGTGAAAGGCAAGGTGGTGAGCATTACCGACTACGGTGCTTTCGTTGAGCTGGAGAAAGGTGTTGAAGGGCTTATCCACATATCCGAGATGTCCTGGACGGAAAAAATACGGCATCCTTCGAAGATTCTCAGCGTCGGAGACGAAGTGGAAGCCGTGGTGTTGAGCATTGATCCCGAGAGGCGTCGTATATCTCTGGGACTTAAGCAGCTCATGCCCAATCCGTGGGATATAGTTGCCGAGAAATATCCGGTGGGAACGATTATAGAAGGCAAGGTAAAGAATATTACCGATTTCGGGATTTTTATAGGCATAGATGAAGGCATTGATGGATTAGTCCATATATCGGATATTTCCTGGACGAAGCGCATACGCCATCCTTCGGAGGTATTTCAGAAGGGGCAGGTTGTCAGAGCAAAAGTGCTTCACATAGATAAAGAAGAAAAAAGGTTTTCTCTTGGTATAAAGCAACTGGAGCCCGATCCCTGGGAAAGCATAGATGAGAAATATCCGGTGGGCTCGGTTGTTTCGGGCGTTGTATCCAACGTGACGGATTTTGGCGTTTTTGTGGAGCTCGAGGAAGGTATTGAAGGACTGGTTCATGTATCCGAGATTGACGAATCGGAAAAGGTCGATCCCTTAAAGACCTTTCAGATAGGTCAGAGGATTGAGGCTAAGGTCATTAACGTGTCTTCTCAGGAAAGGAAGATCGGCCTTTCGATAAAGCGGCTTGCGGAAGAACGAGAAAAGGAAACCCTTGAGCAGTTTAAGTCAGGAGCAGAAGATGGCTCCGTCAAGCTCGGCGAAGTTATTAAGAAGTCCGAAGAGAGTTGA
- a CDS encoding sigma-70 family RNA polymerase sigma factor, whose product MSRKKQRKSGEDKEPVMLPEVTDETPLLEEMETSDIAPEKILPARHDFFAGTEPVDPLVLYLQEIRKYPLLTREEEIELAKRYKEKGDLEAAYKLVTSNLRLVVKIAMEFQKYWMQNLMDLIQEGNIGLMQAVKKFDPYRGYKFSYYASFWIKAYIIKFIMDNWNLVKIGTTQAQRKLFFNLRKEKERLERQGIEATPQLISERLQVRESDVIEMDQRLSGSEMSLDSPVSSDSEDTHLMFLPDSSPAIDDQMADAQARQILREKLAQFRKHLKDKEAVIFDERLMAEEPLTLQEIGDRFGISRERVRQIEQRLKKKLKAYLEEEIDDLDLLQESLIDV is encoded by the coding sequence ATGAGTCGAAAAAAACAAAGAAAATCCGGAGAAGATAAAGAGCCGGTAATGTTACCCGAAGTGACCGACGAGACACCTCTTCTCGAAGAAATGGAAACATCGGACATCGCGCCCGAAAAGATCCTGCCGGCGCGGCACGACTTTTTTGCGGGTACGGAGCCGGTAGATCCCCTCGTGCTCTATCTTCAGGAAATTCGCAAATATCCACTTCTGACCCGGGAAGAAGAAATCGAGCTGGCAAAAAGATACAAAGAAAAGGGAGACCTGGAAGCGGCCTATAAGCTTGTGACTTCCAATCTAAGATTGGTTGTAAAGATTGCCATGGAGTTCCAGAAATACTGGATGCAGAACCTCATGGACCTGATCCAGGAAGGCAACATAGGCCTGATGCAGGCGGTAAAAAAATTCGACCCTTACAGAGGATATAAATTTTCCTACTACGCCTCTTTCTGGATCAAGGCGTACATTATCAAGTTCATCATGGATAACTGGAATCTGGTAAAAATTGGCACCACCCAGGCGCAGAGAAAGCTCTTCTTCAACCTGCGCAAAGAAAAAGAACGCCTCGAGCGGCAGGGAATTGAAGCCACGCCTCAGCTTATAAGCGAGAGATTACAGGTGCGGGAGTCAGACGTCATCGAAATGGATCAGCGCCTGAGCGGCTCAGAGATGTCTCTCGACAGCCCTGTTTCCTCGGATTCCGAGGATACACACCTGATGTTCCTTCCGGACTCGTCACCTGCCATAGACGACCAGATGGCGGATGCTCAAGCCAGACAGATACTGAGAGAAAAGCTGGCTCAATTCAGAAAACACCTGAAAGACAAGGAAGCCGTCATATTCGACGAGCGGCTTATGGCCGAAGAACCCTTAACTTTACAGGAAATCGGGGATAGATTCGGTATAAGCCGTGAAAGGGTCCGCCAGATAGAACAGCGCCTTAAAAAGAAACTTAAGGCCTATCTTGAGGAGGAAATAGACGATCTGGATCTGCTTCAGGAAAGCCTTATAGACGTCTAA
- a CDS encoding threonine ammonia-lyase: protein MEPYYSDQARYVNMLEVFRARSVIYRDIQRTLLHEYSRLSEELGARVFVKHENHLPTHSFKVRGAVNFMARAPREVLENGIVVATRGNHGLAVAWAAQKRGILCNVVVPEGNDPEVNDLIRAYGAQLIEHGADFYEAQDYCEELAENAGYYYLRQGNEPLLLTGIATMGLEIFEDLPEVDTIIMPIGGGTGCAALGLVIKHINPDVELIGVQAEKMPAFYESWKKGKRVTVPRSDTVAAGLAARSVFELPFTILRDTIRDVVLLSERELMDGVRLALRYTQNLAEVAGAASLACAFKIRNRLKGKKVVLVMTGSNISSQLVARILAG from the coding sequence ATGGAGCCTTATTATTCCGACCAGGCGCGTTATGTGAACATGCTGGAGGTTTTCAGGGCACGAAGTGTAATCTACCGGGACATTCAGAGGACCCTTTTGCACGAATACTCCCGGCTTTCTGAAGAGCTCGGAGCCAGGGTCTTCGTCAAGCACGAAAATCATCTACCCACCCACTCTTTCAAGGTACGGGGTGCCGTTAATTTTATGGCCAGGGCACCCAGGGAAGTGCTCGAGAACGGAATAGTCGTTGCCACTCGAGGCAATCACGGCCTGGCGGTAGCATGGGCCGCTCAGAAACGGGGGATTCTCTGCAATGTAGTGGTGCCTGAAGGAAACGATCCCGAGGTAAACGATCTGATTCGGGCCTACGGCGCCCAGCTTATAGAACACGGGGCAGATTTTTACGAAGCTCAGGACTACTGCGAAGAGCTGGCCGAAAACGCAGGATATTATTATCTCAGACAGGGTAACGAGCCTCTTCTTCTAACGGGAATTGCCACGATGGGGCTTGAAATCTTCGAGGACCTTCCCGAGGTTGACACCATAATAATGCCCATCGGAGGAGGAACGGGCTGTGCCGCACTGGGTCTCGTAATAAAGCACATAAACCCCGATGTGGAACTAATAGGAGTGCAGGCAGAAAAAATGCCGGCTTTTTACGAATCGTGGAAGAAGGGCAAGCGGGTCACGGTTCCAAGGTCCGATACCGTGGCCGCCGGTCTTGCGGCACGCAGTGTTTTTGAACTGCCCTTTACGATTCTCAGAGACACAATACGGGATGTCGTGCTGCTGAGCGAAAGGGAGCTTATGGATGGGGTTAGACTTGCGTTAAGATATACCCAGAATCTCGCCGAGGTGGCCGGAGCGGCTTCCCTGGCCTGTGCTTTTAAAATCCGCAATCGTCTGAAGGGCAAAAAGGTGGTTCTCGTAATGACGGGAAGCAACATCTCATCACAGCTCGTAGCTCGAATTCTGGCCGGTTGA
- the sppA gene encoding signal peptide peptidase SppA yields the protein MKRFLKILFWMVIAIFLVPIAGGVLYMIAKSTILASSNRIGVIFVRGTITDSFEYTDALASFRKDDRVRAIIIRIDSPGGGVSAAQELYREVLRTREAKPVVASLGSVATSGGYYVACGASKIIASPGTITGSIGVIAFFPNLSRIFEKIGFETVVIKSGKFKDLGNPGRTMTPDEENLIRESLMQVHRQFVRDIAVARGLDESKVDAIADGRILTGESALELGLIDELGNFQDAVQVARLLAQMEEEPELIYHEKRRRLIEMLFGESAVRWLDRLFSTEVAPVRLQYP from the coding sequence GTGAAAAGGTTTTTAAAGATCCTTTTCTGGATGGTTATCGCAATCTTTCTGGTGCCGATTGCCGGCGGTGTTCTTTACATGATCGCCAAATCCACAATTCTGGCGTCGTCCAATCGTATAGGAGTAATTTTTGTCAGGGGAACCATCACGGATAGTTTTGAATATACGGATGCCCTGGCATCTTTTCGAAAAGACGATAGAGTGCGGGCCATCATAATTCGGATTGATTCCCCGGGAGGTGGAGTCAGTGCCGCTCAGGAGCTGTATCGGGAAGTTTTGAGAACGAGGGAGGCTAAACCCGTGGTGGCTTCTCTGGGTTCCGTGGCCACTTCTGGCGGCTATTACGTAGCCTGTGGAGCAAGCAAGATCATAGCGAGCCCCGGAACGATTACCGGCAGTATAGGGGTTATTGCCTTTTTCCCTAATCTGTCCCGGATTTTTGAAAAAATTGGCTTTGAGACCGTTGTGATAAAAAGCGGAAAATTTAAGGACCTAGGCAATCCCGGAAGAACGATGACGCCCGACGAGGAAAACCTTATCAGGGAATCACTGATGCAGGTTCACAGACAGTTCGTAAGGGATATTGCCGTTGCCAGGGGGCTTGATGAATCGAAAGTTGACGCAATAGCAGATGGAAGGATACTCACCGGGGAGTCGGCACTGGAGCTCGGGCTTATCGATGAACTGGGTAACTTCCAGGATGCAGTTCAGGTAGCACGCCTTCTTGCCCAGATGGAGGAAGAGCCGGAATTGATTTACCATGAAAAAAGGCGGCGCCTGATAGAAATGCTTTTCGGAGAAAGTGCGGTCAGGTGGCTCGATCGTTTGTTTTCCACGGAGGTTGCACCCGTCCGGCTGCAATATCCCTGA
- a CDS encoding ATP-binding protein produces MNEPLKIGEITPLRAAVLGLGIVVLSLLHYITPYEKVIFHTVYRDLYFLIILLAAFWGGFKFGLVASGLVTAIYIPHVYMTWKAQPGVNIGNALQIGLYLTAAWVVGVVSDRDRAKTVALQKSQELATLGKATFAVADEVDSIMKLLQEALVEKLRDEALMSRIRQVYERLVVLKQSLVHFDPAVLDGVVEAFSLEDALLEMKGDLERLGKAYGTRVNLRIDTDSTVIRGRRNAFARLVKELVDNACWASLGRGVVTVRTHEKDKRVYVSVEDEGIGIPEEYRDKIFTPFFSTRPDGRGLGLPICKMLVRELGGHLEVLSRAPHPGTAVRIAFSK; encoded by the coding sequence ATGAATGAACCTCTAAAAATCGGCGAGATTACCCCGCTACGGGCTGCCGTTTTAGGTCTTGGAATTGTGGTTTTGTCGCTTCTTCATTACATTACCCCCTACGAAAAGGTGATTTTTCATACCGTCTATCGTGATCTCTACTTCCTCATTATTCTCCTTGCTGCTTTCTGGGGCGGTTTTAAATTCGGACTGGTGGCCTCTGGCCTGGTCACAGCAATTTATATTCCCCACGTGTATATGACATGGAAAGCTCAACCGGGGGTTAATATAGGCAATGCCCTTCAGATTGGCCTGTATCTGACGGCTGCCTGGGTTGTAGGAGTTGTGAGCGATAGAGATAGAGCGAAAACCGTTGCTCTCCAGAAGTCTCAGGAGCTGGCAACCCTGGGCAAGGCCACCTTTGCCGTGGCGGATGAGGTTGATTCTATCATGAAGCTACTTCAGGAGGCACTAGTCGAAAAATTACGAGACGAAGCGTTAATGAGCAGGATCAGGCAGGTGTATGAAAGATTGGTGGTCCTTAAACAGTCTCTTGTTCATTTTGATCCTGCCGTATTAGACGGTGTCGTTGAGGCCTTCAGCCTGGAAGATGCTCTTCTGGAAATGAAAGGAGATCTTGAAAGGCTTGGTAAAGCCTACGGCACAAGGGTGAATCTCAGGATAGATACGGATAGTACGGTGATTCGGGGACGCAGGAATGCTTTTGCCAGGCTGGTAAAGGAATTGGTCGATAATGCCTGTTGGGCCTCTCTTGGCAGAGGAGTCGTGACCGTAAGAACTCATGAGAAAGATAAAAGGGTCTATGTTTCTGTTGAAGATGAGGGGATCGGGATTCCTGAAGAGTACCGGGATAAGATATTTACTCCCTTTTTTTCGACGCGGCCGGACGGCAGAGGGCTTGGGCTTCCCATCTGCAAGATGCTTGTTCGTGAATTGGGGGGCCACCTGGAGGTTTTGAGCAGGGCTCCGCATCCCGGAACGGCCGTGCGCATTGCCTTTTCGAAATGA
- the cmk gene encoding (d)CMP kinase codes for MSKRVVVAVDGPAGAGKSTVCRLLAEKLGFVYLDTGAIYRALGLVLYEEGKIVKAQRDDGFRWLEEPDINYLRSLPLNFSVMNNRLEIRYRNKLLDEELRLPHVSVLASFVARMQQVRSFATEIQREIGRSVSVVAEGRDSTTVVFPEACLKVYLTASVEERARRRLEDYKRRGVDISFEKVVEEITRRDRADSSRDFAPLSVASGAVIVDTSGMSIDEVVNHLIKLVHIHCRV; via the coding sequence ATGTCCAAGAGAGTTGTTGTGGCCGTGGACGGCCCTGCCGGGGCCGGAAAGAGTACGGTCTGTCGATTGCTGGCAGAGAAGCTGGGGTTTGTGTACCTTGACACAGGAGCGATTTATAGAGCCCTGGGGCTGGTACTCTACGAAGAAGGGAAGATTGTTAAAGCTCAAAGAGACGACGGTTTCCGGTGGCTGGAAGAGCCTGATATAAACTATTTGCGATCTCTGCCCCTGAATTTTTCGGTGATGAACAATCGTCTTGAAATACGCTATAGAAATAAACTTCTTGACGAAGAGTTACGATTGCCTCATGTATCGGTACTGGCATCTTTTGTTGCCAGAATGCAACAGGTTCGCAGCTTTGCGACTGAGATTCAGAGGGAGATTGGCCGGAGTGTGTCGGTCGTTGCGGAAGGTCGGGACTCGACTACGGTGGTTTTTCCCGAAGCATGTCTGAAGGTTTATCTGACGGCGAGCGTTGAGGAAAGAGCCAGGAGGCGGCTTGAGGATTATAAAAGAAGAGGTGTGGATATTTCTTTTGAGAAGGTAGTTGAAGAAATTACCAGAAGAGACAGGGCGGACAGTTCGCGGGATTTTGCACCTCTTTCTGTCGCATCCGGTGCCGTTATCGTGGACACATCAGGTATGAGCATAGATGAAGTTGTTAACCACCTGATTAAACTAGTTCACATACACTGCCGCGTGTAA
- a CDS encoding alpha/beta hydrolase — translation MRRNPDSRSPVIESFFVDDMIPVVFHRPPRGFPEGIVLCLHGLLSHKDSAKFVQICNEAAIRGFLAVRFDQAGAGENRMPLLDGLIPDRLRSIDRVMGFVRKSAGDLPVFLLGSSLGGYLAFLYAAQNRRIQALASWAAPFDVHPVAEVVKERFAVPLGRPMSLGDVPEMGSTSKALIIHGRADNVVPPDEGYRIYEKIGFPKKLVFVHGADHRFLHERGRLLAIRLSLEWFRSANFLCRDAPPSFMNDNNGGW, via the coding sequence ATGAGAAGAAACCCTGATTCCCGATCCCCGGTAATTGAAAGCTTCTTTGTCGATGATATGATCCCTGTGGTTTTTCATAGGCCTCCTCGGGGTTTTCCTGAAGGGATTGTCCTTTGCCTTCATGGGCTTTTGAGTCACAAAGACTCCGCCAAGTTCGTCCAGATCTGTAATGAAGCTGCTATAAGAGGTTTTCTGGCGGTGAGGTTTGACCAGGCCGGAGCCGGTGAAAACAGGATGCCCCTTCTGGATGGGCTCATACCTGACAGGCTGAGAAGCATTGACCGGGTTATGGGCTTTGTAAGGAAGAGTGCGGGAGACCTGCCCGTCTTTCTTTTGGGATCGAGCCTTGGAGGATACCTCGCCTTCCTTTATGCCGCTCAGAATCGTCGGATTCAGGCTCTGGCTTCCTGGGCGGCGCCCTTTGATGTGCATCCCGTAGCTGAGGTGGTTAAGGAGCGATTTGCCGTTCCTCTGGGCCGTCCCATGTCCCTTGGGGACGTCCCGGAAATGGGCTCAACGTCAAAAGCCCTGATTATTCACGGTAGGGCCGATAATGTGGTTCCTCCGGACGAAGGATATCGCATTTACGAGAAGATCGGCTTCCCCAAAAAGCTGGTTTTCGTTCACGGTGCCGATCATCGTTTTCTTCACGAAAGAGGACGGCTTTTAGCCATCCGCCTTAGCCTCGAATGGTTCAGGTCGGCGAATTTTCTCTGCAGGGACGCCCCGCCGTCCTTCATGAATGACAACAATGGCGGATGGTAA
- the pyrR gene encoding bifunctional pyr operon transcriptional regulator/uracil phosphoribosyltransferase PyrR, with protein MSAEGRVRLMDAGKMAEIISRMSEEIAEAFSGSVGSALLVGIHTRGVYLARRISQRLAETRSWDIPVGKLDINLYRDDWTRLHSYPVVRSTHIPVSIDNRDVILVDDVLYTGRTIRAALDGLLDFGRPRRVHLAVLIDRGHRELPICAQYIGQVVETLPGQHVHVLLEEVDGRDEVVLTD; from the coding sequence ATGTCGGCTGAAGGGCGAGTTCGTTTGATGGATGCCGGAAAAATGGCAGAGATAATATCCAGAATGTCTGAGGAGATTGCAGAGGCTTTTTCTGGATCCGTTGGTTCTGCCCTGCTGGTCGGAATACACACCCGTGGCGTCTATCTTGCCCGGAGAATTAGTCAACGGCTTGCAGAAACCAGATCGTGGGATATTCCCGTGGGCAAACTGGACATAAACCTTTACAGGGATGACTGGACAAGACTCCACTCTTATCCGGTCGTGCGCAGCACCCATATCCCCGTCTCCATCGACAACAGGGATGTGATTCTCGTTGACGATGTACTTTACACGGGACGAACGATCCGGGCAGCTCTGGATGGGCTCCTTGATTTCGGCCGTCCCAGGCGTGTTCACCTTGCGGTACTCATCGACAGGGGCCATCGGGAGTTGCCCATATGTGCACAGTACATAGGACAGGTAGTAGAAACCCTGCCGGGACAACACGTCCACGTTCTTTTAGAGGAGGTTGATGGGCGCGACGAAGTTGTTCTCACCGATTAA